A genomic segment from Luteibacter aegosomatis encodes:
- a CDS encoding sensor histidine kinase: MIRLPPPPRDSLLGSLHSPIYLRWQAGLQLGWLFALVQAPLVVSAFSWRWFAPTLLSVVVYLACYAGVFLGPLRRIPFNALAIVATGFAVWPVNGVAIGHVAIGLALLAFAARPRLWLGATAAATLLACVWWAWFGIPAVHILVVALAGIAGGTSNYLYVRSVRRDLELRLSQAEVRRLATLAERERIGRDLHDLLGHTLSLITLKSELAKRLALVDPARAQQEMDEVERVARHTLGEVRSAVTGLRAGDLASELVSARVMLEASGITLQTSLPERLDLPESVQASLALVLREAVTNIHRHSQASTARVDITRNGKDFSMRISDNGRGGLAAHGNGVSGMRERVRQIGGTLAIDSPAKQGTTLTVGVMLAPVLTESAA, from the coding sequence GTGATACGCCTGCCGCCGCCGCCACGGGACTCGTTGCTCGGCAGCCTGCATTCGCCGATCTACCTGCGTTGGCAGGCCGGCCTGCAGTTGGGCTGGCTGTTCGCCCTGGTCCAGGCGCCGCTGGTCGTTTCCGCGTTTTCGTGGCGGTGGTTCGCACCCACGCTTCTCTCCGTCGTCGTGTATCTGGCGTGCTACGCCGGCGTGTTCCTCGGGCCGCTCCGGCGCATACCGTTCAACGCGCTCGCCATCGTGGCCACGGGATTCGCGGTGTGGCCGGTCAACGGCGTGGCGATCGGCCACGTCGCCATCGGCCTCGCCTTGCTGGCCTTCGCCGCCCGGCCGCGCCTATGGCTCGGCGCGACGGCCGCGGCCACGCTGCTCGCCTGCGTGTGGTGGGCGTGGTTCGGCATTCCGGCCGTGCACATCCTCGTCGTGGCCCTCGCCGGTATCGCCGGCGGTACGAGCAATTACCTCTACGTGCGTTCGGTTCGCCGCGACCTGGAACTGCGACTGTCGCAAGCCGAGGTTCGGCGACTGGCCACGCTGGCCGAGCGCGAGCGCATCGGTCGCGACTTGCACGACCTGCTCGGTCATACGCTCTCGCTCATCACCCTGAAGTCCGAACTGGCCAAGCGCCTGGCGCTGGTCGATCCGGCACGCGCGCAGCAGGAAATGGACGAAGTGGAACGCGTCGCCCGGCATACGCTGGGTGAAGTACGCAGCGCCGTCACCGGCCTGCGCGCGGGTGACCTGGCCAGCGAACTGGTGTCGGCGCGGGTCATGCTCGAAGCGTCCGGCATCACGCTGCAAACCTCGTTGCCCGAACGGCTCGACCTTCCCGAGTCCGTGCAGGCCTCGCTGGCCCTCGTGCTGAGGGAAGCGGTCACCAACATCCATCGCCACTCGCAGGCCAGCACGGCGCGCGTGGACATCACCCGGAACGGCAAGGATTTCTCGATGCGGATCAGCGACAACGGGCGCGGCGGCCTCGCCGCGCATGGCAACGGCGTCTCGGGCATGCGCGAACGCGTGCGGCAGATCGGCGGTACGCTCGCCATCGACTCGCCGGCGAAGCAGGGCACCACGCTCACCGTCGGCGTCATGCTCGCGCCGGTGCTGACGGAGTCCGCCGCATGA